Genomic DNA from Paenibacillus sp. KS-LC4:
AGCCGTTTCACCTTGAAATATAGGAAAGGCCGTAACGTTATCCATTCACTATATTTCTCGGAATGAAACGCGCTGCGCCGCCAATGGACAGCACCAGCCGTTTCACCTTGGCGCGCACTGTCGAAGGCTGCGCAACGAAAAGGCCGTTCATTTACTTGCCAAAAGAACATTATATGCTAGCTTAAAGCTGTATGAAGTCGATTAAAACCGCTTGTTTCGGGTGCTTGCTGTAAGCAGCAATTTTCCGAAACAAGCGGCTTTTGGTTTTCTTTGGAATCGTCGATTCAACAGCATTCGAGAAAGGATAATGTTCCATGTGGAACATATTGTCGAACTTCTATAAAAATTTCACTGAAAAATGAAAAAATATTAATTCGAAAGACCTACAAATTCACCTGTTTTTTACCGAAATATAACTAAACAACTTGAATAGACGGTGAGGGATACAAATATGAATACAGTTCAAGCTATGCTTCATGTGATGCCTTACATCCAGAAAATGATGCGGGAGAGTGCAAGTCTGACTCTATATGACCGTACTCATATGCTTTATTATTTACCTATGCCGGATGTGGATATGGGGTTCAAATCAGGCGATCTGTTAGTGGATGGTTTTAAAGACTTCGTTGCGCTTAAGAACGGCAGGGAGGAGAGCATTACCCATATACCCGAGGAAGCGTTTGGAACGGCTATGGATGCAGTAAACATTCCGATTAAAAATGAAAAGGGCGAGGTAGAGGCTGTTTTTTGCGTAGCTTATAATTTAACGAACCAAAATCAACTGGAGCATCTTGTACGGGAAAGCAATGCTGTAGCGGAGCATCTGGTGCAGATGGTTCAGCAAATGGCAGCCCATTCCGAGGAGCTGCATGCGGCGAGCGAGCAGATTGCGGAAAATTCAAAAACCACAACGGAAAACTCAAAGCAAATCACCAAGGTAGCAGGCTTTATTAAAGAGGTATCCGAGCAGACAAATATGCTAGGGCTTAATGCGGCAATTGAGGCAGCGCGTGCAGGAGAAGCGGGAGCAGGCTTTGGTGTAGTGGCGACCGAGGTGCGTAAGCTGTCCGTTGACTCCAAAAAAGCGACAGTAGAAATTGAGAAGGCGCTTGGCGACATCCAAACGTCGATCAAAGGCATGGAGCGCGAAATTTCGCAAATCATGGCGTCATCCAAGGAGCAGGCTTCCATGGTTGATGCTTTTACGAAAGTTATTGAGCGCCTGCAGAGCTCAAGTCAAGCAATGAAAGACATTGCAGATCAGATGGTTTCCTACAATCTTACGAAATCCTGAGCTAAACGCCAGACATAGATGTGAGATAACTGCGCACAGCATCTTGAAAGCGTGAGAAGCCTTGCCCCATGACGATAATCGTCAAGGGGTAAGGCTTTTTTTAGAAAAATATACGTGTTGGACATAGGATTCACCTATAGGCTAGCCTCTATACTATGCGAATCGCATAAAAAAGCCATACCGATAGCCGCGGTCCTCCTACTAATGTCAGGTTTCATTTACAAAAAAAGATGTAATGCGACAAAATCGCGGTGGATAAATCGACATCGCTTGTCGGAAAAATAAAAGGGTCTTTCCCAAATGAAGAAATGAACAGCAGCAACCCTTTATGAATATCGCCATACCAATATGTTACCGATTTTGTTAATCATTAAAATCCTTAAAAATAGGAATTTAGAACTACTATTTTGGAAGGTGATCCTGATTTTGTCGAAAGTTGCCTGAAAATTATAGGTGATTGTCGACACGTTTTTACAAACAGCCCACTAGAATAAGCGTATAATAAAATAAAAATGCCACACAAGCGCTGTATTTAAGGAGTGGGCCACGAAGCGAGCTATGGACAAAATAATTCTACTCGATCAATTGCAATCGCTAAGGCTAAAGCTCCATGAGATAGCCGAAGCACGAGGTAGTCTGACAGACCCTGACGTTCTTGCGATTAGCGAGGAGGCAGATCAATTAATCGTTGCACTTCAACAGATGCAGCGTGATGAGATGATTGGTTCTCCCATGCGTCGTAAACACGACTAGTCAATTATATATTTTTCCGTCGCAGCTTCCTGAAGAATTGGGTAAGCATTGTGGCGCATTCTTGTTGCAATATGCCGCTAGTCAGTTCCGTTTCGTGGTTGAAACGCGGCTCCTGCAGCAAATTCATTAGTGTGCCTGCGCATCCTGCTTTGGGATCGCCGGTTCCATATACGACGCGCTTTACTCTTGCTTGCACGATAGCCCCAGCACACATTGGACAAGGCTCCAATGTTACATATAAGGTACAGTCGAGCAGCCGCCAAGCGTCCAGCTCCTTGCAGGCATCGCGAATGGCGACCATTTCAGCGTGGGCAGTAGGGTCGTGCTGAGTTTCCCGCAGATTGTAGCCTCTCCCAATAATTTCACGATCCTTAACAACAATAGCTCCTATGGGAACCTCACCAATTCGCTCGGCTTTTCTGGCTTCCTCAATAGCCTGTTGCATCCAATACTCATCTTCCTTTTCTCTCAGCATGATGAAAACCCTCCTATATCTGTAAAATCAATAGCGTTTATTCAGCGAACAAATATTCTGTTGTTAACATGTAGTGGATAACAATGGGGATAACTTTTTAGTTATACACCTTTTTATGCACAAAATATTCGACCTGTATGTGCATAAGTAGGCCTTAATGTTTATAAAATGTGGATAAGTCGTTCGAATTTACGACGATAAAGGTGGTCTTCATAGTGCCATTCAAACTCAAGCTCTGCTTACTTATTGCGATAGCATTCTTCTCCATGTTTGTCACCCTACTCATTGTGGACCAATATTCAATGTTTCGCAATATGCACAATAATCTTAGCAGCATGCTGGGCAAAGCATCCTTACAGCTCGCCGAAAGGCTGGCTCTATCAGATAGCCAGTTAGCCGAGGGGGCAGCTCTTGATGCGGAGACAGAGGAGCAATTTAACAGCATGATTGAAAACTGGAAGCAGTGGGACTCGCGCATTTTGGATATTACGATATTACGGCCGAAGGTTCATGATGAGCAGGTTTTGAGCGTAGCTAGCTATGATCTTATTTATGGCGAGCAGGGCTTATATGAGGCCGAGCTTGAGCAGGAGCTGATTAATCAGACAGCCAGGGATCACCTTTTTCGGGTCAATGAGTTTGAAATGGACGGGGTAGCTTATCTCAAGAGCTACTACACCAATGAAAATATGCAGCCTGCCGTTATTCGCATCGTCTATAGCTACGAATACTTTCATGATCGGGCTGCGAGCAAGGTGAGGGATTGGCTGAAGTATGCCGGCATTTTTATGTTATTTATTCTTTTGGGCAGCTATTTGCTGTCTGGCATACTGCTCCGTCCGCTTAAATCCATTTTATGGAAGGTTAATGAAGTATCTCACGGCCGTTTTGAATCATTCATTAAAGTGAGAAGCAGGGATGAATTTGGTCTGCTTGCAGTGAAAATAAACGCAATGTCGCAAAACCTCAGCATTTATATGGATAAGCTTCGCAAGGCGTTTGAGGAAAACCGACGGATGAAGCATTATTTGCAATCCTTCATTAATCATACGAGTGATGCGATCCATGTGGTTGATTTGCAGGGAAACATTATTCAGGTAAATCAGGCCTTCGAGCAGCTGTATGGGTATACAGCGGAAGAGGCGCTTGGTCGCTCGCTCGTGCTCACGCCGGAAAGCCAGCGGGGAGAAATGAAGCTGATCATCGCCTCGCTCCTTGCAGGCAAGGTGCTTCCTGCTCAGGAGACGAAGCGTTTAACGAAACAGGGTGAAGTCATTCCTGTAAGCGTTACGATATCTCCGATTCGGGACAGCGCAGGCGATGTGAAGGCCTTCGCGAGCATTACCCGCGACATGAGGAGTCGCAACAAGATGGAGGAGCTGCTGCGCCGCTCCGAGAAGCTGACGACGGTCGGGCAGCTTGCGGCTGGCGTTGCCCATGAAATTCGTAATCCGCTGACGACGCTACGGGGCTTTCTCCAGCTTCAGCTGAAAAATCAAACGGGAAATGCTCAGCATACAAGCCTGATGCTGTCGGAGCTGGACCGCATTAACCTGATTGTCAGCGAATTTTTGATTTTGGCAAAGCCTCAGGCAACACAGTTCACCATAAAGGATGTGAAGCAGGTGCTGCGCGATGTGCTGCTGTTTCTGGACAGCGAGGCACATCTGCATAATGCGGAGTTTCTGACCGTTTTCACCGAAGAGTCCTGCGAGATTTCCTGTGAGGAAAATCAGCTCAAGCAAGTATTCATTAATGTGCTGAAAAATGCGATCGAAGCGATGCCAAGCGGCGGTCCGATATACATACGCTTGAAGCGCAATATAAGCCACATTACCATAGAGATAGCTGATGAAGGCATCGGTATTCCGGAGGAAATGATTCCGCGAATCGGAAGTCCATTCCTCACAGGCAAGGAAAGCGGCACCGGGCTTGGCATGATGGTCAGCCAGCGCATTATCCAGAGCCATCAAGGCATGATTGATATTCAAAGCCAAGTGAATGCCGGAACAACGGTGACCATTACGCTTCCCACTTTGAAAGAAGGGGGCGACGGAGGTATACTAGTAGAAAAAGCAGGCTCTGCAAGTTTATATGGATAGCAGATTGAGCGGCATACTTGGATGAGGTGAGTGCAGTTGAGGATTAATAAATTTATTAGTGAAACCGGTTATTGCTCGCGTCGGGAAGCAGACAAGCTGGTTGAAGGCGGACGGGTGACGATTAATGGCAGCCTAGCGCTTCTGGGCAGCCAAGCGGAGCATGGCGATGATGTGCGTATTGACGGGAACCGAATTGGAGAGCATAAGGGCCATGTGTATATTGCCCTAAACAAGCCTGCGGGCATTACTTGTACGACAGAGCTGCATATTGAGGGCAACATTGTTGATTATGTGCGCCATCAGGAGCGGATTTTTCCTATTGGCAGACTCGATAAAGATTCTGAAGGGCTTATTCTCATGACGAATGACGGAGATGTTGTGAATCCGATTTTGCGTTCGGAGGGCAAGCATGAGAAGGAATATATTGTGACGGTGGATCGTCCGATTAGTGAATCGTTTGTCATTGGCATGTCCGAGGGTGTCAAAATTTTGGGCAGTATGACGCTGCCCTGTAAAGTGACGCGCAGTGCGGAGCGCGTGTTCCGCATCGTATTAACGGAGGGGCGCAACCGTCAAATTCGCAGAATGTGCGAAGCCTTCGGCTACCATGTGCGGAAGCTTCAGCGCGTCCGAATTATGAACATTCAACTGGGGGAGCTTCCTATTGGCGAATGGAGAGACTTGACGGAGCTGGAGAAAGCGCAGCTGTTTGACCTGCTGGATTATACGCCATCAGCACCGACAAGCTGAGCAGTCACTGAAAGAAGCGGAGGGGCTTAAGCTCGCAGCTCTCATGCTCTATAGAATATTGATAGGCGAATGACTGTATTTTATAGAAAAGCCGTCACTTCCATGCGAATGCATCGGAAGTGACGGCTTTTTCATCTTGCCCACTCGTTTATTTTTTTGAGTTGACCTTGAGCTCCTGCGCTTTCTCCAAATCTACATAGTTGCGGATAATGGATACTTCAACGCGGCGATTTTGCGCTCGGCCTTCCTCGGTGTCATTGCTGGCAAGCGGGCGATATTCGCCGTAGCCGCTGGCAGTGAACCTAGCTGGCGAGAGCTCCTTATTTTCAAGCAAAATATCCATAAATCGTACAGCGCGGGAGGAGCTTAAATCCCAGTTCGATTTGAAGAGATACGTATTGATCGGTTTGTTGTCCGTATGTCCCGAAACGATAATTTCATAGTCCGGATACTGCTGGAGCATCTTGCCGATGGAGATGGCCAGCTCGCGTGAGTCTTCCTTCACTTCGGAGCTGCCGGATGCGAACAGCGCCTCATCGCTAATCGTAATCATGAGCTGAGACTGGTTGAGCTTCGTCTCCAGGTCGGAGGTGAGACCATTTTTCTTAATGTAGTCATCAATCTGCTTCTTAAGCTTCTCCAGATCCTCTTGCTCCTGTTTCATCAGCTCTTCGCGGCGTTTCTGCGCATCGTCCTCCTCGTCATCGCCAGAAGCTGGCTTTTGCGACGAATCTTCAGGAGACGGCTCTTGTACCTCTCTTTGATCGCCCGTAGTAATCGCAGCCGGATCAGTAAGCAGACCCGTACCGCCCGTGAAGGCGATATTGAAGGCATTGCTCATTTCCTGGAATTTTTTTACGTCGACCGAGTTCATGGAATACAATACGATAAACAGTGCCAGCAGCAGAGTGAGCAGGTCGGCATAAGGAATGAGCCAGGATTCGTCGACATGCTCCTCATGTTCTTCGTGCCTATGCTTTTTGCTCACTTGCCCCTTCCTCCTTCTCCCTCATCTTCTCACGCTCGGTCGGAGTCAGGAATACCGACAGCTTTTGGTTGATTGCAATGGTGGATACGCCGGATTGGATAGAGAGCAAGCCTTCTACCATCATTAAACGGATTTGAACCTCTGCCTTCGACAGTCGTTTCAGCTTATTGGCGAATGGATGCCATAATACATAACCAGTGAAAATACCTAGCAGCGTTGCGATAAACGCACCAGCGATGGCGTGGGACAGCTTCTCAATGTCACTCATATCCGACAAGGCGGCAATTAGACCAACCACGGCACCGAGTACGCCGAGTGTAGGCGCATAGGTACCCGCTTGGGTGAATATAAGCGCACCGACTTTATGGCGGTCTTCCGTAGCGGCAATGTCCTCAAGCAGAACGTCGCGAACGAATTCCTGATCGTTGCCGTCAATAATCATCCGCATGCCGTTTCGCAGGAAGCTATCTTCGATTTCATCTACCTTTGCTTCAAGAGCGAGCAGGCCTTCGCGGCGGGTAATGCTGGCCCATTCCATAAATTGAGTAATAAGTTGTTCACGTGAAGTTAGATTCTGAGTGCCGAATACCATTTTAAACAGCTTGCCGGTTTTTGTTAGCTCTGACATGGGGAAAGCGATCATAACAGCTGCGACGGTACCCAAGATGATAATCATGTAGGCAGCAGGATTCAAGAGACTGGAGATTGGAGCTCCCTTTACCACCATCCCGCCAAAGATACCTATAATAGCTAGAATAATACCGATAATAGTTGAATTTTTCATTATACACCCCGTCCAATACAAATTCGAAAGTTCTCTATCTTTATTATCGACAGAAGGGGGCAAGGAGATTAGACCTGAAAAGGATTTAAACAGAAAGGCATTAAAAATTGCGGAAATGCGGTAAAATGAATAATACAAATCAATGAAAAGGTGGAACCTTATTATGGGCGTAAAGCATGCAAGGGAATATGCGGATATATTGAAGGAGCTTACAACGGCGGTCAGTGCGATTGAGGGCAGCTATTCCTTTTTTGAAATGGAGAAGGAGGAGTGGGAGGCGCTGGGAGAAGACGAGAAGCAAGAGGTGATGGAGGCATTGGCCGACGATGTGTTTTTCGGGCTAGGCGAGCAAACGATGATCGAGGTGGGCGCAGGCAAAGTTTCCTACCACGCGAAGCATCATGTCATTGAGGTGGCACAGGGCGATAATATCACGCACATGGTACGTTTGATTTAGAGCATAGGTCAAGCAAGGCATTCAAGGTATTCAAGACCCGGTCTTCTGGAGGAAAATCGGACTTTGCGAACGCTGTCGCTTCTTTACAACGAATGTCGATTCCGCTACAATAGGGTCTAACTTTAACAATGGAAGAATATATGACATCGTTTTTATGTAGAGGAGCACGCGATGAAGGACCGACAAACGATGCGAAAGATACCGGAATCGCTAGGCCTTAAGGGTGAGCGGCTGGCTGCCTTCTATCAGCCTATCTTGGCCATGGACACCAGAACAATAATAGGATATGAGGTGCTGGGCAGGGCCTGTGAAGGCGAGCGCGTACGCAGCTTGGGTAAGTTTTTTGGAGACGTCTCCATTTCGGTAGAGGATCATATTGCGGTCGATCGGATTTTGCGAGAGCAGGCGATGCGCAAGCTGGGTGCAGAAAATATAGAGTCGCTGCTGTTTATTAATTTAAAGCCGAACTGGATTCATCGTTATGGGCAATCTGGCGAGCTGTTTACGCTACAGTTGATTGATAAATACGGGATTGATCCACGCCGCATCGTCATCGAAATTACCGAGGAAAGCTTTAATGGCCCGATGGATGAGCTGCGCTCCATTGTGGATCTATACCGTTCGAGAGGCTGCCTCATTGCGATTGATGATGTGGGAAGCGGCTTCAGCAGTACGGATCGCATTGCCCATATTCAGCCTAATATATTGAAGATCGACATTCATATGATCAAAAAGAGCGCGACGCACAATGGTTATTTAGGTGCCCTTCGCTCCTTCTCGGCGCTAGCCGAGCAGATCGGAGCGTCACTGCTGGCTGAAGGTGTAGAGACGCGCCAGGATTTGGTGCGTGCGATTGAAGCGGGAGCCCGCTATGTGCAGGGCTTCTTCTTCTCCAAGGCGGAGCCGGAATTTCAGCAGGCGGATCGTTTCGCCGGAGCACTGGAAGCTGAGCTTGCCGAATACGTTCAGCAGCGCTTGCGCTCCGAGACGACTTGGCAGAAGGAAGCGGCCCAGCTTGCAGCCCTCATTGATAAAGGTTGTATTTGCAGACAGGAGAGCGAGCTAGGCAGAGCAGAGGAATTTAATGGATGGATTACCGGTTTGCTGGAGCAGCTGCCGCTGGGCTGCGTTCGTATCTATTTGTGCCGGGAAGATGGCATTCAGCTATCTGCCAATTATTGCAGGGTGGAGGCTGGCGAATGGGAGCGGCAGGAGGAATATTACGGGGCGAACTGGAGCTGGCGTCCTTACTTCATTCCTACCATTGCGCAGCTGAGCGAGATGCAGCGTACTCTTGTATCGCGTGCTTACGTCGATTTGGATACATGTGAATGGATTCGGACGATATCTATTCTTGCTGGTCCCGGACTTATTTTATTTGCAGATATGAAGGATTATGAACAGCAGACGGATCGGGAGCGGGAGGACGCTGCTTGCAGAACCACGACAGGATGATAAATCCGTAGTCGTGGTTCTTTTGTTCATTTAGAGGAAAGGATATGATGATTTCATCCCTTTTCTCTATTTTTTCGCGAAACGTACAGCTTGGCTGGGTGCATACGCCAAGATAAAGGAGAGGTAATGAGAAGTGTATCATGATTTCAAGCTCATAGAAGGCCGTCCAGTATCCATTCAAGTGAAAGATTATATGAAGCGTTTGATGATAAAAGGCGCGCTGCAGCCGCATCAGAAGCTGCCGTCGACACGAGAGCTGGGCATATTGCTCGGTGTTAGCCGCAATACGGTCATCGCCGCTTATTCGGAGCTGGCTGATGAGGGCCGTGTATATGTCCTGAAAGGCAAAGGCAACTATGTGTCAGAGGATTCGGCGGGCAGCATTGCCCCGCCATCCTTGTTCTGGAAATTGCCGTGGAAGGAGCGGCTGAGCAGGCAGGCTTTGCTTGCTGAGGAGCTGGATCTCATGAAGCGCGGCATTCGCGCTGGGAAGAATACGATTTCTTTTACGAGTATTGCCCCGGATGAGAAGCTGTTTGATCTGGATCATGTGAAGCAGGCGTTTCTGGGCCGTATGTCAGTGGAAGGCCATGTACTGCTGAACTACGGCTACGCCAAAGGCTATAAGCCACTGATCGCGTATCTGATGACGTATATGGAAAATAAGGGCGTGGATGTGCAAGGCAAGGATATGCTCATTACGGCCGGCTTTACAGAAGGCTTTGATCTTGTGCTGGCAGCGCTCCGGCCCGAGCACGGCGCAGTGATCTGCGAAAATCCTACCCATCATACGGCGATTAAAAACCTCAAGCTGCATGGCTTTGACATTAAGGGCGTTACAATGGAGCCTGATGGCATTCATTTGGGAGAGCTTGAACAGGCTTTGGAGGAGCGAGCGTTCGACTGTGCTTATTTCGTACCCTCCTACCATAATCCGACAGGCATTGTGATGTCGATGGAGAAGCGACTGGCGCTGATGCAGCTCATGAGCCGATACAAAATTCCCGTCATTGAGGACGGATTTAATGAGGAGCTGCGTTACTCCGGAGCGCATATGCCGCCGCTCATCGCTTCGGCGGGCAGCGGCAACAGCGTTATTTATATTGGAAGCTTCTCGAAGGTGCTGTTTCCCGGCCTGCGGGTCGGGTGGGTGCTTGCGGACCGTGAGCTGATTGATTATTTGGAAAGCATGAAGCGGGCCCGCAACATTCATACCTCAACGCTTGACCAATCGCTGCTCTATCAATATTTGCATAATGGAAATTTGCATAAATATTTGAAGCGTGCGCGAGCGGAATACAAGCGGAAATACGAGCTGACGCTGCAAACGTGCAAAGCTTTTGTACCCTATCAGACGCTTTCGGGGGATGGCGGGCTGCATTTGTTTGTGACATTTCCAGAAGCCTGCAGCGTGCGTGAGCTGCTGGAGGCGTGCGCGCGGCAAGGCGTAATTTTTACCCTAGGCCATTCTTTTTTTACGGATGGACGGGGCAGCAATACGCTGCGACTAGGATTTTCCCGCGTGACGGATGAGGATATTGTGCGCGGTATTCGGATTATTGGCGATACGGCAAAGCAGCTATGGGGCTTTGCATAAGCAGTAAAAGAGTTAGAGCAGAGCGAAGCAGGTACATTTTATTATTTTGAAAAGGGGATGCAGGCATTATGGTGCAGTATAACGTTTCACCGCTTGTAAAGAGCTTGCCCGCTTCGGGCATTCGCAAGTTTTTCGATATGGCCGGGCAGGATGAAAATATGATTTCGCTGGGCGTAGGCGAACCGGATTTTGCAACACCGGAGCGTGTTCGCGCTGCGTGCATACGAGCGCTGGAAAGCGGTCAGACGATGTACACGCCAAATGCCG
This window encodes:
- the rluF gene encoding 23S rRNA pseudouridine(2604) synthase RluF — its product is MRINKFISETGYCSRREADKLVEGGRVTINGSLALLGSQAEHGDDVRIDGNRIGEHKGHVYIALNKPAGITCTTELHIEGNIVDYVRHQERIFPIGRLDKDSEGLILMTNDGDVVNPILRSEGKHEKEYIVTVDRPISESFVIGMSEGVKILGSMTLPCKVTRSAERVFRIVLTEGRNRQIRRMCEAFGYHVRKLQRVRIMNIQLGELPIGEWRDLTELEKAQLFDLLDYTPSAPTS
- the tadA gene encoding tRNA adenosine(34) deaminase TadA, which encodes MLREKEDEYWMQQAIEEARKAERIGEVPIGAIVVKDREIIGRGYNLRETQHDPTAHAEMVAIRDACKELDAWRLLDCTLYVTLEPCPMCAGAIVQARVKRVVYGTGDPKAGCAGTLMNLLQEPRFNHETELTSGILQQECATMLTQFFRKLRRKNI
- a CDS encoding aspartyl-phosphate phosphatase Spo0E family protein — its product is MDKIILLDQLQSLRLKLHEIAEARGSLTDPDVLAISEEADQLIVALQQMQRDEMIGSPMRRKHD
- a CDS encoding PLP-dependent aminotransferase family protein; protein product: MYHDFKLIEGRPVSIQVKDYMKRLMIKGALQPHQKLPSTRELGILLGVSRNTVIAAYSELADEGRVYVLKGKGNYVSEDSAGSIAPPSLFWKLPWKERLSRQALLAEELDLMKRGIRAGKNTISFTSIAPDEKLFDLDHVKQAFLGRMSVEGHVLLNYGYAKGYKPLIAYLMTYMENKGVDVQGKDMLITAGFTEGFDLVLAALRPEHGAVICENPTHHTAIKNLKLHGFDIKGVTMEPDGIHLGELEQALEERAFDCAYFVPSYHNPTGIVMSMEKRLALMQLMSRYKIPVIEDGFNEELRYSGAHMPPLIASAGSGNSVIYIGSFSKVLFPGLRVGWVLADRELIDYLESMKRARNIHTSTLDQSLLYQYLHNGNLHKYLKRARAEYKRKYELTLQTCKAFVPYQTLSGDGGLHLFVTFPEACSVRELLEACARQGVIFTLGHSFFTDGRGSNTLRLGFSRVTDEDIVRGIRIIGDTAKQLWGFA
- the motB gene encoding flagellar motor protein MotB produces the protein MSKKHRHEEHEEHVDESWLIPYADLLTLLLALFIVLYSMNSVDVKKFQEMSNAFNIAFTGGTGLLTDPAAITTGDQREVQEPSPEDSSQKPASGDDEEDDAQKRREELMKQEQEDLEKLKKQIDDYIKKNGLTSDLETKLNQSQLMITISDEALFASGSSEVKEDSRELAISIGKMLQQYPDYEIIVSGHTDNKPINTYLFKSNWDLSSSRAVRFMDILLENKELSPARFTASGYGEYRPLASNDTEEGRAQNRRVEVSIIRNYVDLEKAQELKVNSKK
- a CDS encoding methyl-accepting chemotaxis protein; this translates as MNTVQAMLHVMPYIQKMMRESASLTLYDRTHMLYYLPMPDVDMGFKSGDLLVDGFKDFVALKNGREESITHIPEEAFGTAMDAVNIPIKNEKGEVEAVFCVAYNLTNQNQLEHLVRESNAVAEHLVQMVQQMAAHSEELHAASEQIAENSKTTTENSKQITKVAGFIKEVSEQTNMLGLNAAIEAARAGEAGAGFGVVATEVRKLSVDSKKATVEIEKALGDIQTSIKGMEREISQIMASSKEQASMVDAFTKVIERLQSSSQAMKDIADQMVSYNLTKS
- the motA gene encoding flagellar motor stator protein MotA; protein product: MKNSTIIGIILAIIGIFGGMVVKGAPISSLLNPAAYMIIILGTVAAVMIAFPMSELTKTGKLFKMVFGTQNLTSREQLITQFMEWASITRREGLLALEAKVDEIEDSFLRNGMRMIIDGNDQEFVRDVLLEDIAATEDRHKVGALIFTQAGTYAPTLGVLGAVVGLIAALSDMSDIEKLSHAIAGAFIATLLGIFTGYVLWHPFANKLKRLSKAEVQIRLMMVEGLLSIQSGVSTIAINQKLSVFLTPTEREKMREKEEGASEQKA
- a CDS encoding ATP-binding protein — its product is MPFKLKLCLLIAIAFFSMFVTLLIVDQYSMFRNMHNNLSSMLGKASLQLAERLALSDSQLAEGAALDAETEEQFNSMIENWKQWDSRILDITILRPKVHDEQVLSVASYDLIYGEQGLYEAELEQELINQTARDHLFRVNEFEMDGVAYLKSYYTNENMQPAVIRIVYSYEYFHDRAASKVRDWLKYAGIFMLFILLGSYLLSGILLRPLKSILWKVNEVSHGRFESFIKVRSRDEFGLLAVKINAMSQNLSIYMDKLRKAFEENRRMKHYLQSFINHTSDAIHVVDLQGNIIQVNQAFEQLYGYTAEEALGRSLVLTPESQRGEMKLIIASLLAGKVLPAQETKRLTKQGEVIPVSVTISPIRDSAGDVKAFASITRDMRSRNKMEELLRRSEKLTTVGQLAAGVAHEIRNPLTTLRGFLQLQLKNQTGNAQHTSLMLSELDRINLIVSEFLILAKPQATQFTIKDVKQVLRDVLLFLDSEAHLHNAEFLTVFTEESCEISCEENQLKQVFINVLKNAIEAMPSGGPIYIRLKRNISHITIEIADEGIGIPEEMIPRIGSPFLTGKESGTGLGMMVSQRIIQSHQGMIDIQSQVNAGTTVTITLPTLKEGGDGGILVEKAGSASLYG
- a CDS encoding EAL domain-containing protein, which translates into the protein MKDRQTMRKIPESLGLKGERLAAFYQPILAMDTRTIIGYEVLGRACEGERVRSLGKFFGDVSISVEDHIAVDRILREQAMRKLGAENIESLLFINLKPNWIHRYGQSGELFTLQLIDKYGIDPRRIVIEITEESFNGPMDELRSIVDLYRSRGCLIAIDDVGSGFSSTDRIAHIQPNILKIDIHMIKKSATHNGYLGALRSFSALAEQIGASLLAEGVETRQDLVRAIEAGARYVQGFFFSKAEPEFQQADRFAGALEAELAEYVQQRLRSETTWQKEAAQLAALIDKGCICRQESELGRAEEFNGWITGLLEQLPLGCVRIYLCREDGIQLSANYCRVEAGEWERQEEYYGANWSWRPYFIPTIAQLSEMQRTLVSRAYVDLDTCEWIRTISILAGPGLILFADMKDYEQQTDREREDAACRTTTG